From Sceloporus undulatus isolate JIND9_A2432 ecotype Alabama chromosome 6, SceUnd_v1.1, whole genome shotgun sequence, one genomic window encodes:
- the LOC121933283 gene encoding erythropoietin-like isoform X3, translating into MLGFLTPALLLPPRPLCDQSVMDKYIQDASRVEREIEEMCRTSCNLPEPITVLDTKVNFPAWRAMDRSRQASEVWRGQSLLATAIGEVKRQTQPDIRRFLLQLEVIESYLRSIREILRGHNAQVDSQDLNSTPTLSIQTVQKLFNVYSSFLRGKVNLFVSRACQGSGT; encoded by the exons ATGTTGGGATTCCTGACTCCGGCTCTCCTTCTGCCTCCGAGGCCCCTGTGCGACCAGAGCGTCATGGACAAATACATCCAAGATGCCAGCCGGGTGGAAAGAGAAATC gaGGAAATGTGTCGAACTTCCTGCAACTTACCGGAACCCATCACCGTCCTGGACACCAAGGTGAATTTTCCTGCCTGGAGAGCCATGGAT AGGTCAAGGCAGGCCTCCGAGGTCTGGAGAGGCCAGTCCCTCCTTGCAACGGCCATCGGAGAGGTCAAGAGGCAGACGCAGCCAGACATTCGCAGGTTCCTTCTCCAGCTGGAGGTGATCGAAAGCTACCTGCGCAGCATCAGAGAGATCCTGCGCGGCCACAATGCCCAG GTGGACTCCCAGGATTTGAACTCGACTCCCACCTTGAGCATACAAACTGTGCAAAAGCTGTTCAACGTCTACTCCAGTTTCCTGCGGGGCAAAGTCAACTTGTTTGTTTCCAGAGCGTGTCAAGGCAGTGGCACGTGa
- the LOC121933283 gene encoding erythropoietin-like isoform X2: MGIPGLTFFLLMLGFLTPALLLPPRPLCDQSVMDKYIQDASRVEREIEEMCRTSCNLPEPITVLDTKVNFPAWRAMDRSRQASEVWRGQSLLATAIGEVKRQTQPDIRRFLLQLEVIESYLRSIREILRGHNAQVDSQDLNSTPTLSIQTVQKLFNVYSSFLRGKVNLFVSRACQGSGT; this comes from the exons ATGGGGATACCTG GGCTGACTTTTTTCCTACTGATGTTGGGATTCCTGACTCCGGCTCTCCTTCTGCCTCCGAGGCCCCTGTGCGACCAGAGCGTCATGGACAAATACATCCAAGATGCCAGCCGGGTGGAAAGAGAAATC gaGGAAATGTGTCGAACTTCCTGCAACTTACCGGAACCCATCACCGTCCTGGACACCAAGGTGAATTTTCCTGCCTGGAGAGCCATGGAT AGGTCAAGGCAGGCCTCCGAGGTCTGGAGAGGCCAGTCCCTCCTTGCAACGGCCATCGGAGAGGTCAAGAGGCAGACGCAGCCAGACATTCGCAGGTTCCTTCTCCAGCTGGAGGTGATCGAAAGCTACCTGCGCAGCATCAGAGAGATCCTGCGCGGCCACAATGCCCAG GTGGACTCCCAGGATTTGAACTCGACTCCCACCTTGAGCATACAAACTGTGCAAAAGCTGTTCAACGTCTACTCCAGTTTCCTGCGGGGCAAAGTCAACTTGTTTGTTTCCAGAGCGTGTCAAGGCAGTGGCACGTGa
- the POP7 gene encoding ribonuclease P protein subunit p20 translates to MSDPPGPLTETEYALRRRLPRRLPRRHSDIYVNMKTDFKAQLSRCQKLLAPGTGCPEICIHGLGLAINRAINIALQLEATGGGSFRLAANTSTVELVDVAEPEGDSDEPMARTRNNSAIHIRVCRIAPE, encoded by the coding sequence ATGTCCGACCCGCCAGGCCCTCTGACAGAGACAGAGTACGCTCTCCGCCGCCGCCTGCCCCGCCGCCTTCCTCGCCGCCACAGTGACATCTACGTCAACATGAAGACAGACTTCAAGGCCCAGCTGAGCCGCTGCCAGAAGCTCCTTGCACCCGGGACCGGCTGCCCAGAGATCTGCATCCACGGCCTGGGCCTGGCCATCAACCGTGCCATCAACATCGCCCTCCAGCTGGAGGCCACCGGGGGCGGCTCCTTCCGCCTGGCCGCCAACACTTCCACCGTGGAGCTGGTCGACGTGGCTGAGCCAGAGGGGGACAGTGACGAGCCAATGGCCAGGACCAGGAACAACTCCGCCATCCACATCCGGGTCTGCCGCATCGCTCCGGAGTAA
- the LOC121933283 gene encoding erythropoietin-like isoform X1 produces the protein MDGWMDGSGLTFFLLMLGFLTPALLLPPRPLCDQSVMDKYIQDASRVEREIEEMCRTSCNLPEPITVLDTKVNFPAWRAMDRSRQASEVWRGQSLLATAIGEVKRQTQPDIRRFLLQLEVIESYLRSIREILRGHNAQVDSQDLNSTPTLSIQTVQKLFNVYSSFLRGKVNLFVSRACQGSGT, from the exons atggatggatggatggatggat CAGGGCTGACTTTTTTCCTACTGATGTTGGGATTCCTGACTCCGGCTCTCCTTCTGCCTCCGAGGCCCCTGTGCGACCAGAGCGTCATGGACAAATACATCCAAGATGCCAGCCGGGTGGAAAGAGAAATC gaGGAAATGTGTCGAACTTCCTGCAACTTACCGGAACCCATCACCGTCCTGGACACCAAGGTGAATTTTCCTGCCTGGAGAGCCATGGAT AGGTCAAGGCAGGCCTCCGAGGTCTGGAGAGGCCAGTCCCTCCTTGCAACGGCCATCGGAGAGGTCAAGAGGCAGACGCAGCCAGACATTCGCAGGTTCCTTCTCCAGCTGGAGGTGATCGAAAGCTACCTGCGCAGCATCAGAGAGATCCTGCGCGGCCACAATGCCCAG GTGGACTCCCAGGATTTGAACTCGACTCCCACCTTGAGCATACAAACTGTGCAAAAGCTGTTCAACGTCTACTCCAGTTTCCTGCGGGGCAAAGTCAACTTGTTTGTTTCCAGAGCGTGTCAAGGCAGTGGCACGTGa